A stretch of Planctomycetota bacterium DNA encodes these proteins:
- a CDS encoding methyltransferase domain-containing protein, which yields MTQPQPRRPKVAALIASRNRPDLVRDAVKNLRETCHTIDLDILTVESGTTPDKLCEHSTISYADENGEFLGKCHGHNIALNLARMRGGYDYYWVLHNDVRFDAPGTLDPAAALISAMKSDDRMAICSPMNVDGHFPQGYPQAGRDWHAVCLCDYLGFMMRADVVESIGFLDPSFKFCWGAIHELAYKLNSAGYFIAYHDKLMMKHLGGSTYGQSGTNTISRDDYQAEAARFAYRIMRERYGENWDELFFEAAAKFGIEYNTFSYHKAYWARAFNEDELLGLSGRLDEAERRCGTDRNAAKSKKVHRKAGQIGFPKRETVDAAAKLHPWFVPVSLGELRVPPGVKTEWRADWLSNRIAARRRVLVDRVVENYDFSGKKVLDLACNCAYWSARYAEHGAASVLGMEGRPKHVAQAQLYWDTNQFLDKGRYEFLLGNIADANDWPAIRERGPFDFTLCAGILYHIANYRDVLKWAAEMTREVMLIDTRVGDEHESMIREPGDLNFNAIDATLDKIVPHLPKLIAAIESLGFDAEVLEADFGAPFGLRNVDDYSTQRRVAIFARRRVPSKPRAERSDSASPAGFAERGAPDDAVKLHLGCGPDKRDGWVNIDANAAFNPDVVATADDLSHFADASVDAIEACHLFEHLTLDEARAALVEWRRVLKVGGQLMLELPNMQACAAMIGKHADPRGYDMGTIGLFGYPPDIARDGVWQVHKWGWTPATLEAELRAAGFDRVVSESVTQTWRHAAKLNRDMRLVATVESNQASTSKTGACVSTPVSR from the coding sequence GTGACGCAACCCCAACCCCGCCGCCCGAAGGTCGCCGCACTGATCGCCTCGCGCAATCGGCCGGACCTGGTGCGCGACGCCGTCAAGAACCTGCGCGAAACATGTCACACCATTGACCTGGACATCCTCACCGTCGAGTCCGGCACGACGCCCGACAAGCTCTGCGAACATTCGACGATCAGCTACGCCGACGAAAATGGCGAATTTCTCGGCAAATGTCACGGCCACAACATCGCGCTGAACCTCGCCCGCATGCGCGGCGGATATGACTACTACTGGGTCCTGCACAACGATGTCCGCTTCGACGCCCCCGGAACGCTCGACCCCGCGGCCGCGCTCATCAGTGCGATGAAAAGCGATGACCGCATGGCGATCTGCTCGCCGATGAATGTCGATGGGCATTTCCCGCAGGGTTACCCGCAAGCGGGGCGCGACTGGCATGCGGTCTGCCTCTGCGACTATCTCGGGTTCATGATGCGCGCGGATGTCGTCGAAAGCATCGGTTTCCTTGATCCGTCGTTCAAGTTCTGCTGGGGCGCGATTCACGAACTGGCCTACAAGCTCAACAGTGCCGGTTACTTCATCGCCTATCACGACAAGCTGATGATGAAGCATCTGGGCGGATCGACGTACGGCCAGTCGGGCACGAACACGATCAGCCGGGACGACTATCAGGCCGAGGCGGCCCGGTTCGCCTACCGCATCATGCGCGAACGCTACGGCGAGAACTGGGACGAACTGTTCTTCGAAGCCGCGGCGAAATTCGGGATCGAGTACAACACGTTCAGTTATCACAAAGCGTACTGGGCCCGCGCGTTCAACGAAGACGAACTGCTTGGCCTGAGCGGTCGGCTTGATGAAGCGGAGCGGCGCTGCGGCACGGATCGCAACGCGGCCAAGTCGAAGAAGGTGCATCGCAAGGCGGGGCAGATCGGATTTCCGAAGCGTGAAACCGTCGATGCGGCGGCGAAACTGCATCCGTGGTTCGTGCCGGTGTCGCTGGGCGAGCTGCGCGTGCCGCCGGGGGTGAAGACGGAATGGCGCGCCGATTGGCTCAGCAACCGCATCGCGGCAAGGCGGCGCGTGCTCGTCGATCGCGTGGTCGAAAACTACGACTTTTCCGGCAAAAAAGTGCTCGATCTGGCGTGCAACTGCGCATACTGGTCCGCACGCTACGCGGAGCACGGTGCGGCGAGTGTGCTCGGTATGGAAGGTCGGCCCAAGCACGTCGCGCAGGCGCAGCTTTACTGGGACACGAATCAGTTTCTGGACAAGGGGCGGTACGAATTTCTGCTGGGCAATATCGCCGACGCGAACGACTGGCCGGCGATCCGCGAGCGCGGGCCGTTCGATTTCACCTTGTGCGCCGGCATTCTGTATCACATCGCCAACTACCGCGACGTGCTCAAATGGGCGGCCGAAATGACGCGCGAGGTGATGCTCATCGATACGCGCGTCGGCGATGAGCACGAGTCGATGATCCGCGAGCCGGGCGATCTGAACTTCAACGCCATCGACGCCACGCTCGACAAGATCGTGCCCCATCTGCCCAAGCTGATCGCCGCCATCGAATCACTCGGCTTCGACGCCGAAGTGCTCGAAGCCGACTTCGGCGCGCCGTTCGGCCTGCGCAATGTCGATGACTATTCGACGCAGCGCCGGGTCGCCATCTTCGCCCGCCGCCGCGTTCCCTCAAAGCCGCGGGCTGAGCGCAGCGACTCTGCTTCGCCGGCGGGCTTCGCAGAGCGGGGAGCCCCGGATGATGCCGTGAAACTCCACCTCGGCTGCGGCCCCGACAAGCGCGACGGATGGGTCAACATCGACGCCAACGCCGCCTTCAACCCGGACGTGGTTGCGACGGCCGACGACCTTTCGCACTTCGCCGACGCGAGCGTCGACGCCATCGAAGCGTGTCATCTGTTCGAACATCTGACGCTCGATGAGGCCCGCGCGGCACTCGTTGAATGGCGTCGCGTGCTCAAAGTCGGCGGGCAGCTCATGCTTGAATTGCCCAACATGCAGGCGTGCGCCGCGATGATCGGCAAGCATGCGGACCCGCGCGGGTACGACATGGGGACGATCGGCCTGTTCGGCTATCCGCCGGACATCGCGCGCGACGGCGTGTGGCAGGTGCATAAATGGGGCTGGACGCCGGCGACGCTCGAAGCCGAGCTTCGCGCGGCGGGGTTCGATCGCGTGGTATCCGAGTCGGTGACGCAGACCTGGCGCCACGCCGCTAAACTCAATCGCGACATGCGCCTCGTCGCGACGGTCGAATCGAATCAGGCGAGCACATCGAAGACCGGCGCATGCGTTTCGACGCCGGTCAGCCGCTGA
- a CDS encoding DUF1501 domain-containing protein, whose protein sequence is MDPGRQYELMLTRRQLFDRTKNAVGAAALASLLGRSAIGAPAARTALGGLPDLPHFAPRAKRAIYLFQSGAPSHIDLFDYKPTLAAEHGKELPASVRGTQRVTGMTVNQKQFLVAGPLRPFRQHGQCGRWLSDLIPHTASLADEMCLLKAVHTEAINHDPGITFINTGNQQIGHPSLGAWLSYGLGSENQNLPAYMVLISQGTGKNPGQPIFARLWGSGYLPSRHQGVRLRPGSNPVLYLANPAGVEREDRRHLLDDLAAMNEHRMQLTGDPEIETRLAQYEMAYRMQASVPDLTDLSDEPAHTFEMYGPESRTPGSYAANCLLARRMIERGVRFVQLFHRGWDQHDNLKTQLTNQCRDTDQPTAALVNDLKQRGLLDETLVIWGGEFGRTAYSQGALGNGRDHHGRCFSVWMAGGGVKPGIEHGATDDYCYNIASGGVHIHDLNATILHCLGIDHERLTFRFQGLDQRLTGVETHAPVFDVLA, encoded by the coding sequence ATGGACCCCGGACGTCAATACGAACTGATGCTCACCCGCCGGCAGCTCTTTGACCGCACGAAGAACGCCGTCGGCGCCGCGGCGCTGGCGTCGCTGTTGGGGCGCAGCGCGATTGGCGCGCCCGCGGCGCGTACCGCCCTCGGCGGCCTGCCCGACCTGCCGCATTTCGCGCCGCGCGCGAAGCGCGCCATCTACCTCTTCCAATCCGGGGCGCCCAGTCACATCGACCTGTTCGACTACAAGCCGACGCTCGCCGCCGAGCATGGCAAGGAGTTGCCCGCTTCGGTGCGTGGAACGCAGCGCGTGACGGGCATGACTGTGAACCAGAAGCAGTTCCTCGTCGCCGGTCCGCTCAGGCCGTTCCGTCAGCATGGGCAGTGCGGGCGCTGGCTCAGCGATCTGATTCCGCACACCGCGTCGCTCGCCGACGAGATGTGCCTGCTCAAGGCCGTACACACCGAAGCGATCAATCACGACCCGGGCATCACGTTCATCAACACCGGCAATCAACAGATCGGCCACCCGTCCCTCGGGGCCTGGCTCAGCTACGGGCTCGGCTCGGAGAATCAGAATCTGCCCGCGTACATGGTGCTCATCAGTCAAGGCACGGGCAAGAACCCCGGCCAGCCCATCTTCGCCCGCCTCTGGGGCAGCGGCTACCTGCCGAGCCGACACCAGGGCGTTCGCCTCCGCCCCGGCTCAAACCCCGTCCTTTACCTGGCCAACCCGGCGGGCGTGGAGCGCGAAGACCGTCGTCATCTGCTCGACGACCTGGCGGCGATGAACGAACATCGCATGCAACTCACCGGCGATCCTGAAATCGAAACGCGCCTCGCGCAGTACGAGATGGCCTACCGCATGCAGGCCTCGGTGCCGGACTTGACGGACTTATCCGACGAGCCGGCGCACACGTTCGAAATGTACGGCCCGGAATCGCGCACGCCCGGGTCCTATGCGGCGAATTGCCTCCTCGCACGCCGCATGATCGAGCGCGGCGTGCGCTTCGTGCAGCTATTTCATCGCGGTTGGGACCAGCACGACAACCTCAAGACGCAATTGACCAATCAGTGTCGCGACACCGATCAGCCCACCGCCGCGCTCGTCAATGATCTGAAGCAGCGGGGCCTGCTCGATGAGACGCTGGTCATCTGGGGCGGGGAGTTCGGGCGCACCGCCTACAGCCAGGGCGCGCTCGGCAATGGTCGAGATCATCACGGCCGATGCTTCTCCGTCTGGATGGCGGGCGGGGGCGTCAAGCCGGGCATCGAACATGGCGCGACCGATGACTACTGCTACAACATCGCCTCCGGCGGCGTGCACATCCATGATCTGAACGCCACCATCCTCCACTGCCTGGGCATCGATCATGAACGCCTGACGTTCCGATTCCAGGGGCTCGATCAGCGGCTGACCGGCGTCGAAACGCATGCGCCGGTCTTCGATGTGCTCGCCTGA
- a CDS encoding DDE-type integrase/transposase/recombinase yields the protein MIRKGAIMAEAVRKNAPAPINWSDWIAVDDAAARLGAHRDSLSRRCREELEARGLAMKAQVMKGSPAQWFVRRSMDHRLHVEQADRPSHLDRFTDKQRTVIYAKLRCLELYRHMRSTRPGPVSAWVDRFAEQLTATEQVKLAESGITFSVSARTLRRWDRAYHGPEDVHKLADDRGGDQKNQGDPTAWNYFKGIFLEQRKPSKRSCWKRAGEWAEGHGVAWCSYASLIRQLDDRIPKEQQVMHRDPARWRSQFAAYIEQDTERFAAGQCWVGDHRPLDLLCRIRDHIFRPYITTWLDWRTRKIVGWAMSENPNSSTILAALRMGLLDETNMGGPLFIWMDNGRDFDCYSFHGRTKRQRLSKVRVQLDEDKTGGLLKHLGIEAHFAIAHNPQGKARQERWYATVGDHFDKTFATYTGPDPMRKPEQLKDVVKDLHKVPTFEHVRERFGEFVEGYNKDADHTIDDMVDSDRARLSPVQAMARWCQTRRVMADPSSLDLLLMQHHKPVRVGRNGITITVAGGRLRYGQFSDALRRFKGTKETVRVAYDPNDMRTISVRSMQFEFICTAQINATGGRHADPINRQHVAGMARQKSAYNRSFKYVADNREVEYLSDEERLAEHVARSNEPDQQAADPTTLKIIQTPVDGESKGHRSRKAAGAESHTNHASDADPLAWSSAYSTPQRFDADQDNDLLGGW from the coding sequence ATGATCAGGAAAGGGGCGATCATGGCTGAGGCCGTGCGCAAGAACGCCCCCGCCCCGATCAACTGGTCGGACTGGATCGCCGTCGATGACGCGGCGGCGCGTCTGGGTGCTCATCGCGATTCGCTTTCGCGTCGATGCCGTGAAGAGCTTGAGGCGCGCGGGCTGGCGATGAAGGCGCAGGTGATGAAGGGTTCGCCCGCGCAGTGGTTCGTGCGTCGGAGCATGGACCACCGCCTTCACGTCGAGCAGGCCGACCGACCTTCGCACCTGGACCGCTTCACCGACAAACAGCGGACGGTCATCTATGCGAAGCTGCGTTGCCTGGAGCTATACCGGCACATGCGATCGACGCGGCCGGGGCCGGTCAGCGCTTGGGTCGATCGCTTCGCCGAGCAACTGACCGCGACGGAGCAAGTCAAGCTCGCGGAGTCGGGCATCACGTTCAGCGTGTCGGCTCGAACGCTGCGCCGTTGGGATCGCGCGTACCACGGGCCGGAGGATGTTCACAAGCTCGCCGACGATCGCGGGGGCGATCAGAAGAATCAGGGCGACCCGACCGCCTGGAATTACTTCAAGGGCATCTTCCTGGAACAGCGCAAGCCGTCGAAACGAAGCTGCTGGAAGCGGGCCGGCGAGTGGGCGGAAGGTCACGGCGTGGCGTGGTGTTCGTACGCCAGTCTCATCCGCCAGCTTGATGATCGGATACCCAAAGAGCAGCAGGTGATGCACCGCGACCCGGCGCGATGGCGCAGTCAGTTTGCAGCGTATATCGAGCAGGATACGGAGCGGTTCGCCGCCGGTCAGTGTTGGGTCGGCGATCATCGTCCGCTGGACCTGCTGTGTCGCATCCGCGATCACATCTTCCGTCCGTACATCACGACATGGCTGGACTGGCGCACGAGGAAGATTGTCGGTTGGGCGATGAGCGAGAATCCCAACTCCAGCACGATCCTTGCCGCGCTTCGTATGGGCCTGCTCGACGAAACGAACATGGGCGGTCCGCTGTTTATCTGGATGGACAACGGGCGCGACTTCGATTGCTACAGCTTCCACGGCCGCACGAAGCGTCAGCGGTTGAGCAAGGTCCGCGTGCAACTCGACGAAGACAAAACCGGCGGACTGCTCAAGCACCTGGGCATCGAAGCTCACTTCGCCATCGCGCACAACCCGCAGGGCAAGGCGCGGCAAGAGCGATGGTATGCGACGGTCGGCGATCACTTTGACAAGACGTTCGCCACCTACACCGGCCCGGACCCGATGCGCAAGCCGGAGCAGCTCAAGGATGTCGTGAAGGACCTGCACAAAGTGCCGACGTTCGAGCATGTCCGCGAGCGATTCGGGGAGTTCGTCGAGGGCTACAACAAAGACGCCGATCACACGATTGACGACATGGTTGATTCGGACAGGGCGCGACTCTCGCCCGTCCAGGCGATGGCGCGTTGGTGTCAGACGCGGCGCGTCATGGCCGATCCGTCGTCGCTCGACCTGCTATTGATGCAGCATCACAAGCCCGTGCGCGTTGGGCGCAACGGCATCACGATCACCGTCGCCGGCGGGCGACTTCGATACGGTCAGTTCTCCGACGCGCTTCGCCGCTTCAAGGGCACGAAGGAAACCGTGCGCGTGGCCTACGACCCGAACGACATGCGCACGATTAGCGTCCGGTCGATGCAGTTCGAGTTCATCTGCACCGCTCAAATCAACGCGACCGGCGGGCGTCACGCCGACCCGATCAATCGTCAGCACGTCGCGGGCATGGCGCGGCAGAAGTCGGCTTATAACCGCAGCTTCAAGTACGTCGCGGACAATCGGGAAGTGGAGTACCTCAGCGACGAGGAAAGGCTTGCCGAGCATGTCGCACGGTCGAACGAACCCGATCAGCAAGCGGCTGATCCGACAACGTTAAAAATCATTCAAACGCCTGTCGATGGCGAGTCGAAAGGCCATCGAAGCCGCAAGGCGGCGGGCGCGGAGTCGCACACAAACCATGCGAGCGATGCGGACCCGCTCGCCTGGTCATCGGCGTACAGCACGCCGCAGCGGTTCGACGCGGACCAGGACAACGACCTACTCGGCGGATGGTGA
- a CDS encoding AAA family ATPase, whose protein sequence is MDNDHPIIDELSIEARILKQARMLPVDQTLTDEQIAGVVGTFNAYIAEHQVTISQVARKIGVSNGVVSQWRSGKYQKGDVQRITRQVNNWLEQDARRRHAAIEVDYVPTQIAERMRTVINVACDTTAMAAIVSPAGSGKTMLLELCAEERSGFYMYCDETMTPKAFLEELCRTIGITSYSINKARMLQHIVDKLKGTSRPIVLDESHRLNPSCFGTIRTIHDRAGVSVIMAGTYEIIDRISDQSAGRGQMASRCLRFNAMDVIYDAEQDPGSRRAKLGPPLYTKDECRRLFGKMKVRFGDGGFELAWALACLPGYGCLRLVRRILELCRTRWPGEAVTRDRMINALKLIHSAHGAHICTIADRHIEQTEAA, encoded by the coding sequence ATGGACAATGACCACCCCATCATCGACGAGCTGAGCATTGAAGCTCGGATTCTCAAGCAAGCAAGGATGCTGCCTGTGGACCAGACCCTTACCGACGAACAGATCGCCGGCGTTGTCGGCACGTTCAACGCCTACATCGCCGAACACCAGGTCACGATCAGTCAGGTCGCCCGAAAGATCGGCGTCAGCAACGGCGTCGTCAGCCAGTGGCGATCGGGCAAGTATCAGAAGGGCGACGTGCAGCGCATCACACGCCAGGTCAACAACTGGCTTGAGCAGGACGCGCGCCGCCGTCACGCCGCGATCGAAGTCGATTACGTGCCGACGCAGATCGCCGAGCGCATGCGGACGGTCATCAATGTCGCGTGCGACACGACGGCGATGGCGGCGATCGTGTCGCCGGCGGGGTCGGGGAAGACGATGCTGCTGGAGCTTTGCGCCGAAGAGCGGTCGGGCTTCTACATGTACTGCGACGAAACCATGACGCCCAAGGCGTTCCTTGAAGAGCTTTGCCGCACCATCGGCATCACGAGCTATTCGATCAACAAGGCCCGCATGTTGCAGCACATCGTGGACAAGCTCAAGGGCACGAGCCGCCCGATCGTGCTCGATGAGTCGCACCGCCTGAACCCCAGTTGCTTCGGCACGATTCGCACGATTCACGACCGGGCCGGCGTGTCGGTCATCATGGCCGGGACATACGAGATTATCGACCGCATCAGCGATCAGTCGGCGGGTCGCGGTCAGATGGCTTCACGCTGCCTTCGCTTCAATGCGATGGACGTGATTTACGACGCCGAGCAGGACCCCGGCAGTCGTCGTGCGAAGCTCGGCCCGCCGCTCTACACGAAGGACGAATGTCGCCGCCTTTTCGGCAAGATGAAGGTGCGGTTCGGCGACGGCGGGTTTGAACTGGCCTGGGCGTTGGCGTGCCTGCCCGGCTACGGCTGTCTCCGCCTCGTGCGTCGCATCCTTGAGCTTTGCCGCACGCGATGGCCCGGCGAAGCGGTCACACGCGACCGCATGATCAACGCCTTGAAGCTCATTCACTCGGCGCATGGCGCTCATATCTGCACCATCGCCGACCGGCACATCGAGCAGACCGAAGCCGCCTGA